The genomic region AACGGCGCACGTCGATCTTTTCGCCGCAGCGCCCGCTCAGGCCCGTCATCAGGTCGCGGATGGTCTTGCCCTCGTGCTCAGGGCGTACCGACGGCTGTTCGAGCAGGCACACCTCGCTGTACCACTTGTCCAGCTTGCCTTGCGCAATTTTCTCGAGGATTTTCTCCGGCTTGCCCGTATCGCGCGCCTGCTGCATGTACAGCGCCTTCTCAGCGTCCAGCGCTTCCGGGTCCACGTCCTCGCGGCGGACCCATTTCGGCGCGGCCGAGCAGATTTGGAGACACACATCCTTGACGAAGTTCTGGAATTCGACGCCGCGGGCGACGAAGTCCGTCTCGCAATTCACTTCCACCAGGACGCCCAGCTTGCCGCCCATATGGATGTAGGACGCCACGGCGCCTTCGCTGGCGGCCCGGTCCTGCCGTTTGGCCGCGCGTGCGATCCCGCGTTCACGCAGCCACAACACAGCCTTCTCGAAATCGCCGCCGGCCTCCGCCAGCGCCTTCTTGCAGTCCATCATGCCCGCGCCGGTGGCGTCGCGCAGTTCTTTTACCGCTTGTGCAGTTATTGCCATGGGAACTGTTACTCCTCGTATTCTTCCGCCAGGGTTTCAATCAGCCGGGGCGCCTTTTCCTCAGCCGGCGCTTCGGCCGACGCGTCTACTGCGCCCTCATCCATGACCGACG from Candidatus Hydrogenedentota bacterium harbors:
- the tsf gene encoding translation elongation factor Ts, with the translated sequence MAITAQAVKELRDATGAGMMDCKKALAEAGGDFEKAVLWLRERGIARAAKRQDRAASEGAVASYIHMGGKLGVLVEVNCETDFVARGVEFQNFVKDVCLQICSAAPKWVRREDVDPEALDAEKALYMQQARDTGKPEKILEKIAQGKLDKWYSEVCLLEQPSVRPEHEGKTIRDLMTGLSGRCGEKIDVRRFVRFELGEGIEKKQSNLAEDVAAELAKAQKG